The Gemmatimonadaceae bacterium genome has a window encoding:
- the rpsR gene encoding 30S ribosomal protein S18: MRRPQKSCPFCEGRVRWVDYKDDRTLGRFITDQGKILPSRLSGTCARHQRQLSTAIKRARYLAIIPYLKGHTA, translated from the coding sequence ATGAGAAGACCACAGAAAAGCTGCCCCTTTTGCGAGGGTCGCGTGCGTTGGGTTGACTACAAGGACGACCGGACCCTTGGGCGATTCATCACCGATCAGGGCAAAATATTGCCAAGCCGGTTGAGCGGAACATGTGCAAGGCATCAGCGCCAGCTTTCGACCGCCATCAAGCGGGCCCGTTACCTGGCGATCATCCCTTACCTCAAGGGACACACAGCATAA
- the rplI gene encoding 50S ribosomal protein L9, with product MEVILRQAVEKLGHPGDIVKVSPGYARNYLLPRGFAYEATEGNRKRISQERQRLEAAEDARRGSAQEYANKLEQVSLTFSARVGDEGKLFGSVTSADIAQQLADQGFEVEKRQIDLKEPIKALGVYRVPIRLHADVHPEIKVWVIKQ from the coding sequence ATGGAAGTCATACTACGACAGGCAGTGGAAAAACTCGGGCATCCCGGCGACATCGTGAAGGTTTCCCCCGGCTACGCCAGGAATTATCTCCTGCCGCGCGGCTTTGCGTACGAGGCTACCGAAGGAAACAGGAAGCGGATCAGCCAGGAGCGCCAGCGTCTCGAAGCCGCCGAAGACGCACGCCGCGGATCTGCGCAGGAGTACGCCAACAAGCTCGAGCAGGTATCCCTGACGTTTTCTGCACGGGTCGGCGACGAAGGCAAGCTCTTCGGCTCGGTTACATCCGCTGATATCGCGCAGCAGCTTGCGGATCAGGGGTTCGAAGTGGAGAAGCGGCAAATCGATCTGAAGGAGCCAATCAAGGCGCTCGGCGTTTACCGCGTTCCGATCCGCCTGCATGCGGATGTCCATCCGGAAATCAAGGTCTGGGTGATCAAGCAGTAG
- the rsfS gene encoding ribosome silencing factor, which yields MATSLSPATPAREPVTAAMRAATLCHDMKASDVILLNLQGVTDMTDFFVIASGTSDTHVRSIGEHIIAQLRKEGVKVHHVEGVQQGRWVLLDFVDFVVHIFHPTLRSFYQIERLWSDAEVVPTV from the coding sequence ATGGCTACCTCCCTCTCTCCAGCGACACCGGCGCGCGAGCCCGTTACAGCCGCGATGCGCGCGGCAACTCTCTGTCATGACATGAAGGCCAGTGACGTAATTCTGCTGAATCTGCAGGGCGTCACCGATATGACCGACTTCTTCGTCATCGCCAGCGGAACATCGGATACTCACGTAAGGTCAATCGGCGAGCACATCATCGCCCAGTTGCGAAAAGAGGGCGTGAAGGTTCATCACGTCGAAGGTGTTCAGCAAGGCAGATGGGTTTTGCTGGATTTTGTGGATTTTGTCGTCCACATCTTCCACCCGACGCTGCGGTCGTTCTATCAGATCGAACGGCTCTGGAGCGATGCCGAAGTAGTGCCCACCGTATAA